In one window of Pseudoalteromonas espejiana DSM 9414 DNA:
- a CDS encoding LysR family transcriptional regulator, with the protein MKVSFEQLKSMVVFAQIVEQGSLTAAAKQLGLTRAVASYHLKKLETQLEVTLLNRSTRTMTLTEAGIAYYERCRVITEQANAANQQIENIKSEPQGLLKISCPVNVGMQLIVPAINTFKRQYPKIDIDLQLSDDVVDIIKNGFDFAIRGVALSDSNLQATKLTTMSTCICGSADYFEYFGKPKTPQALAEHKWVVYQLGSKTLTLQKEGKKHDITMQGGLSTNNAAARTAFVEAGHGLGRIPLYDAWPKVQAGLLEIILDDYKSKDIELYGVFPPGAAGSKKLRLFIDYLKAYFVKQHTALGMLKNI; encoded by the coding sequence ATGAAAGTATCGTTTGAGCAACTTAAAAGTATGGTGGTGTTTGCACAAATTGTAGAGCAAGGCAGTTTAACAGCCGCAGCTAAACAGTTAGGTTTAACGCGCGCTGTGGCAAGTTATCATTTAAAAAAACTCGAAACACAGTTAGAAGTAACTTTACTTAACCGTTCAACCCGCACAATGACGCTAACCGAAGCCGGTATCGCTTATTACGAGCGCTGTAGAGTGATTACAGAGCAAGCCAATGCGGCAAATCAGCAAATAGAAAATATTAAAAGTGAACCGCAGGGCTTATTAAAAATTAGCTGCCCAGTTAATGTTGGTATGCAATTAATAGTGCCCGCGATTAATACGTTTAAACGCCAATACCCTAAAATTGATATAGACTTACAGCTTAGCGATGACGTGGTCGATATTATTAAAAATGGCTTTGACTTTGCCATACGTGGTGTTGCGTTAAGTGACTCTAACTTACAAGCAACTAAATTAACCACTATGAGTACCTGCATATGTGGCTCAGCAGATTATTTTGAATATTTTGGTAAGCCTAAAACTCCACAGGCGTTAGCTGAGCATAAATGGGTCGTTTATCAACTGGGCAGTAAAACATTAACCCTTCAAAAGGAGGGAAAAAAACACGACATTACAATGCAAGGCGGCTTAAGCACTAACAATGCCGCAGCGCGTACGGCATTTGTTGAAGCAGGGCACGGGCTTGGCCGTATTCCGCTTTATGACGCTTGGCCTAAAGTACAAGCTGGGCTGCTAGAAATAATACTTGATGACTATAAGAGTAAAGATATAGAGCTTTATGGTGTGTTTCCGCCAGGGGCAGCTGGCTCTAAAAAGCTTAGGCTGTTTATTGATTACTTAAAAGCGTATTTTGTAAAACAGCACACCGCGCTGGGTATGCTGAAAAACATTTAA
- a CDS encoding EF-hand domain-containing protein, which produces MKHLSTFAVAALLSVAFSANVAARGGDNPPAKPDFSSIDADGDGVISLAEFSESAPPHGDAQTIFDEIDTDGNGEISEQELSEHKPPRRAR; this is translated from the coding sequence ATGAAGCATTTATCTACCTTTGCAGTAGCTGCATTATTATCAGTGGCTTTTTCAGCCAATGTAGCTGCTAGAGGCGGTGATAACCCACCGGCCAAACCAGATTTTTCGAGCATTGATGCAGACGGTGATGGTGTGATAAGCCTGGCAGAATTTAGCGAAAGTGCGCCACCACATGGCGATGCACAAACTATTTTTGATGAAATAGACACTGATGGAAATGGTGAAATTAGCGAACAAGAATTAAGTGAACACAAGCCACCACGTCGCGCACGTTAA
- a CDS encoding type 1 glutamine amidotransferase domain-containing protein has product MAKKILMVLTSHSELGNTGEKTGFWVEEFAAPYYAFVDAGADVTLASPAGGQPPIDPTSTLADFETEATKRYDADSAAQTLMANTKVLSEVNASDFDAVFYPGGHGPLWDLVDNTDSISLIEDFVKSQKPVAAVCHASAAFLNVKDSDGNALVAGKKVTGFTNSEEAAVQLTDVVPFLVEDELIKKGGDYQKTDDWGVLALEDGLVITGQNPASSEQAAKKLLTKLG; this is encoded by the coding sequence ATGGCTAAAAAAATACTTATGGTACTTACGTCACATTCAGAGCTTGGTAACACAGGTGAAAAAACAGGTTTTTGGGTAGAAGAATTTGCAGCCCCTTACTACGCATTTGTAGATGCAGGCGCAGACGTAACACTTGCTTCACCTGCGGGCGGTCAACCACCTATAGACCCTACAAGCACACTTGCTGATTTTGAAACAGAGGCAACTAAGCGCTACGATGCAGACAGCGCAGCACAAACTTTAATGGCAAATACTAAAGTGCTTAGTGAAGTAAATGCGAGCGACTTTGACGCGGTATTTTACCCAGGTGGCCACGGCCCGCTATGGGATTTAGTAGATAACACAGATTCAATTTCTCTTATCGAAGACTTTGTAAAATCGCAAAAGCCTGTTGCTGCGGTATGTCACGCTAGTGCAGCCTTTTTAAATGTTAAAGATTCAGACGGCAATGCCTTAGTTGCAGGTAAAAAAGTAACAGGCTTTACTAATTCAGAAGAAGCCGCAGTGCAACTTACTGACGTAGTACCATTTTTAGTTGAGGATGAGCTAATCAAAAAAGGTGGCGATTATCAAAAAACTGATGATTGGGGTGTGTTAGCACTTGAAGATGGCTTAGTAATTACAGGTCAAAACCCAGCAAGCTCAGAACAAGCAGCTAAAAAGTTACTTACAAAACTAGGTTAA
- a CDS encoding dienelactone hydrolase family protein yields MIIQHHNTDLNTSTGLMRTTVYRPQAQGQYPAIIFYSEIFQQTAPIARSAAILASHGFVVLVPEVFHELNPIGTVLAYDDAGKDKGNADKWEKPLEHHDSDTQALIDFVKQQNYCTGTLGAMGVCIGGHLAYRAALNPHIKAAFCLYATDIHSDTLPAQAGNNSFERMADIQGEIHFIWGKQDPHVPKEGRSKIYQQCVATDINYQWQEVNAQHAFMRDEGERYDGALAITMYQQAVALFSRTL; encoded by the coding sequence ATGATAATCCAACACCATAATACCGACCTAAATACATCCACTGGTTTAATGCGAACCACTGTTTACCGCCCACAAGCACAGGGCCAATACCCCGCTATTATTTTTTACTCAGAAATTTTTCAGCAAACAGCACCCATTGCTCGCAGCGCCGCTATTTTAGCAAGCCATGGTTTTGTTGTATTAGTACCTGAGGTATTTCATGAGCTAAACCCTATCGGCACTGTACTTGCCTACGACGATGCAGGTAAAGATAAAGGCAACGCCGATAAGTGGGAAAAGCCACTTGAACACCACGACAGCGACACTCAAGCGCTTATCGACTTTGTAAAACAGCAAAATTACTGTACAGGTACGCTAGGGGCTATGGGTGTATGTATTGGTGGGCATTTAGCCTACAGAGCCGCGTTAAACCCACACATAAAAGCCGCATTTTGCTTATACGCAACCGATATTCATAGTGATACCTTGCCTGCTCAAGCGGGTAATAACTCGTTTGAACGCATGGCCGATATTCAAGGCGAAATACACTTTATTTGGGGTAAACAAGACCCACATGTACCAAAGGAAGGCCGTAGTAAAATTTATCAGCAATGTGTAGCTACGGATATTAACTACCAATGGCAAGAAGTAAACGCGCAGCATGCCTTTATGCGTGATGAGGGCGAGCGCTACGACGGTGCACTTGCAATCACTATGTACCAGCAAGCTGTTGCGTTATTTAGCCGCACGCTTTAA
- a CDS encoding VCBS repeat-containing protein, whose translation MLKPLCYSLALILAPMTAVAQTMVIKTTDELITTDSPTLFAYNKETKQLEIINLLTSKSSELTLPKNAFGFDVATIANTADKQALVLTDNGVYKSTSKEAELLFNYSSVISQLKVDKFEKISFVFDANNDGLSDILIPDLASSTLYMQNNEGKFIPHTFEQAAQYEGRFSKKGLTLEVNINNKPVIIDVNKDGLNDLVFASNFGADVLLANDKGYADTLTSIKLNIELGELSNGETRKIKQLIDVNNDGFLDFTTRQFKPAQGMDSLDIKIAHTLYLGNESGFSTTPINLFETEGPSELLLKTDFNNDGLIDLQKMDLDIGLGTIASMAMGGGSTDVDVEMNLYKQQSDGSFANKSSIELDLEMEIGMNGNDSAPALYLGDINGDSQIDAVYKYSKKTLYIYYGEQDSLLNKKRKKLKLTLPKNNKDILLVDINQDGKKDFVFKFTEKDGTSKIKTQLN comes from the coding sequence ATGCTTAAGCCACTTTGTTATTCACTCGCTTTAATACTTGCACCAATGACCGCAGTTGCACAAACAATGGTTATTAAAACAACCGATGAATTAATCACTACCGACTCCCCCACTTTATTTGCTTATAATAAAGAGACAAAGCAACTAGAGATAATTAATTTACTTACCTCAAAGAGCAGTGAGCTAACTTTACCTAAAAATGCCTTTGGTTTTGATGTAGCCACTATTGCAAATACAGCAGATAAACAGGCGCTAGTGTTAACTGATAACGGTGTTTATAAAAGTACATCAAAAGAAGCTGAGCTTTTATTTAATTACAGCTCAGTGATCAGCCAATTAAAAGTCGATAAATTTGAAAAAATAAGTTTTGTTTTTGATGCCAATAACGACGGCCTAAGCGATATTTTAATTCCTGATTTAGCTAGCAGTACCTTGTATATGCAAAATAATGAGGGGAAATTTATTCCTCATACCTTTGAGCAAGCAGCTCAATACGAAGGCCGTTTTTCTAAAAAAGGCTTAACCCTTGAAGTAAATATAAATAATAAGCCAGTCATTATTGATGTTAATAAAGATGGCCTAAACGACTTAGTGTTTGCAAGCAACTTTGGCGCTGATGTTTTACTTGCCAATGATAAAGGTTATGCCGATACCTTAACCTCAATTAAGCTTAACATTGAGCTAGGCGAGCTAAGCAATGGTGAAACCCGTAAAATAAAACAGCTAATTGATGTAAATAACGATGGCTTTTTAGACTTTACCACCAGGCAATTTAAGCCTGCACAAGGTATGGATTCACTCGATATAAAAATTGCGCATACTTTGTATTTAGGAAATGAAAGCGGCTTTAGCACAACCCCTATCAACTTATTTGAAACAGAGGGCCCGAGCGAGTTATTGCTAAAAACAGACTTTAATAACGATGGCTTAATTGATTTACAAAAAATGGATTTAGATATTGGTTTAGGCACTATTGCATCAATGGCTATGGGCGGTGGTAGCACAGATGTTGATGTAGAAATGAATTTATATAAACAGCAAAGTGATGGTTCGTTTGCCAATAAATCGAGTATTGAGCTTGATTTAGAAATGGAAATTGGCATGAATGGTAATGATTCTGCGCCTGCGCTTTATTTAGGAGACATTAACGGCGATAGCCAAATAGATGCGGTGTACAAGTACAGCAAAAAAACACTGTATATTTATTATGGAGAACAAGACTCTTTACTTAATAAAAAGCGTAAGAAATTAAAATTAACCTTACCTAAAAACAATAAAGATATTTTGCTGGTTGATATAAACCAAGACGGTAAAAAAGACTTTGTATTTAAATTTACAGAAAAAGACGGCACCAGCAAAATTAAAACCCAGCTAAATTAA
- a CDS encoding ATP-binding protein: MKIHNKLFLILFSFTFSIIAGLVVLIQYSIGQGIIDFVNAKEVKALEPLAVKLSKEYARTPSWEKIVGGDEQFLMLVNAQLRDSQFLPATRGVPQRPFMRNDDRFGPPRGFGQRERRPPPEHAAHYVLLDENQQRIFGKLFDDLKYIKTPIELNGKTIAYLGVSKRQSLADGYELDFLKQQTNYLWLIALTAGLLTLLLSFLLSRHLVGPVKQIANGMHKLTKGQYSTKLSLERKDELGQLSEDFNTLAFTLAKDEQVRKRWLANISHELRTPMSILLGELEAMLLGIREPTHSNISSANDEALHLKRLIDDLHMLNSAELGGMHYTMQPTDIGFLLNSIEQKYHVIFEQHNIKFYLLNSANNSTINADKTRVLQLLDNILMNAVHYAQCSTISLTATNINIKGHAYLELIIEDNGIGVEQTHLSHLFEYLYRVDSSRNRQEGGSGLGLSICQHIVKGHSGEITAEKASIGGLAIVIKLPLFTQ; this comes from the coding sequence ATGAAAATTCATAATAAACTTTTTTTAATATTATTTAGCTTTACCTTTAGCATTATTGCGGGGTTAGTTGTGCTTATTCAGTACAGTATTGGCCAAGGCATTATTGATTTTGTAAATGCTAAAGAGGTAAAAGCGTTAGAGCCACTGGCAGTTAAATTATCAAAAGAATATGCGCGTACACCTTCGTGGGAAAAAATAGTGGGTGGTGATGAGCAGTTTTTAATGTTGGTAAATGCTCAATTGCGTGACAGCCAATTTTTACCCGCTACTCGCGGCGTGCCGCAAAGGCCGTTTATGCGAAATGACGATAGATTTGGCCCCCCGCGGGGCTTTGGGCAAAGAGAGCGTCGCCCACCGCCTGAGCATGCTGCGCACTATGTTTTACTTGATGAAAACCAGCAACGTATTTTTGGTAAGCTGTTTGATGACTTAAAATACATTAAAACCCCAATAGAATTAAACGGTAAGACAATCGCCTACCTTGGCGTATCAAAAAGGCAGAGCTTAGCCGATGGCTATGAGCTTGATTTTTTAAAGCAGCAAACTAATTACCTCTGGCTTATAGCACTTACTGCTGGGCTACTTACTTTGCTGTTATCTTTTTTACTCTCAAGGCATTTAGTTGGCCCAGTTAAACAAATTGCAAACGGCATGCACAAGCTTACTAAGGGTCAATACAGTACAAAGCTTTCGCTTGAGCGAAAAGACGAATTAGGCCAGCTTAGTGAAGACTTTAATACGCTTGCCTTTACGCTTGCCAAAGACGAGCAAGTGCGTAAACGTTGGCTAGCTAATATTTCGCACGAACTTAGAACGCCAATGAGTATTTTACTTGGCGAGCTTGAAGCCATGCTTTTAGGTATACGTGAACCAACTCATAGCAATATCAGTTCGGCTAACGACGAAGCGCTGCATTTAAAGCGTTTGATTGATGATTTGCATATGCTCAATAGTGCGGAGCTAGGAGGGATGCATTACACCATGCAACCAACCGATATAGGCTTTTTACTTAATTCTATTGAACAAAAATATCATGTTATTTTTGAGCAACACAATATTAAGTTTTACCTGTTAAATAGCGCAAATAACTCGACTATAAACGCAGATAAAACACGTGTATTACAATTGCTCGATAACATACTTATGAATGCAGTGCATTATGCGCAATGTTCAACTATTTCACTTACAGCCACAAATATAAATATTAAAGGCCACGCATATTTAGAACTAATAATTGAAGATAACGGCATTGGGGTTGAACAAACGCATTTATCTCACTTATTTGAATATTTGTATCGGGTAGATAGCTCTCGTAATCGCCAAGAGGGTGGATCGGGGTTAGGTTTATCTATTTGTCAGCATATAGTTAAAGGCCATAGTGGCGAGATAACCGCTGAAAAGGCAAGTATTGGCGGCCTTGCAATCGTTATAAAACTCCCCTTATTTACACAGTAG
- a CDS encoding rhomboid family intramembrane serine protease: MPVNPSSSSPITSTRFAIFSVVFICLILQVINSLPGITLNGLGIYPRSVQGLMGILCAPFLHGSWWHFASNMLPFAVLSWLICQYSVKRFYTVFIFTALVGGLLVWAFGRSSLHVGLSGVIYGLWGFILCYGVVRRSFKSIIIAVVVAVLYSGFIWGVLPQRFHVSFESHLFGALSGFFLGYKLAKSDRLKGK, from the coding sequence ATGCCCGTTAACCCTTCATCGTCTTCACCTATTACTAGCACACGCTTTGCCATATTCAGCGTTGTATTTATTTGCTTAATATTACAAGTCATTAATAGCCTACCGGGCATTACGTTAAACGGTTTAGGTATATACCCACGCAGCGTTCAAGGTTTAATGGGTATTTTATGCGCGCCGTTTTTACATGGTAGCTGGTGGCATTTTGCAAGCAACATGTTGCCGTTTGCGGTGTTAAGCTGGCTAATTTGCCAATACAGCGTAAAACGTTTTTACACTGTATTTATTTTTACCGCACTGGTTGGTGGTCTTTTAGTTTGGGCCTTTGGCAGAAGTTCTCTGCATGTGGGTTTAAGTGGAGTAATTTACGGCCTGTGGGGCTTTATACTGTGCTATGGCGTAGTTAGGCGCTCGTTTAAATCTATTATTATTGCAGTTGTTGTGGCGGTGCTTTATAGCGGGTTTATTTGGGGTGTATTACCACAGCGCTTTCATGTCTCGTTTGAAAGCCATTTGTTTGGGGCTTTAAGCGGATTCTTTTTAGGTTACAAGCTTGCAAAATCAGATAGGCTAAAAGGTAAGTAA
- the yghU gene encoding glutathione-dependent disulfide-bond oxidoreductase has protein sequence MSNDNEYTPAKVWTWESESGGKFANINRPIAGATHDKTLTIGEHPFQLYSLATPNGQKATIMFEELLELGLTDAEYDAYLINIGEGDQFGSDFVDINPNSKIPALMDHSTTPPTRIFESGSILQYLAEKFDVLIPNDLQAKTQCRNWLFWQMGSAPYLGGGFGHFYSYAPSKMQYPIDRFTMEVKRQLDVLNRHLSENEYMAGDEYSIADIAIWPWYGSLVLGELYDAAEFLDVASYTHVMRWANQVSQRPAVKRGRRVNRTWGPGEEQLAERHSANDF, from the coding sequence ATGAGCAACGATAACGAATACACGCCAGCAAAAGTGTGGACGTGGGAAAGTGAAAGTGGCGGAAAGTTTGCCAATATTAACCGCCCTATTGCAGGCGCAACTCATGATAAAACCTTAACCATTGGCGAGCATCCGTTTCAGCTTTATTCTTTAGCTACGCCTAATGGTCAAAAGGCCACAATTATGTTTGAAGAGCTTCTTGAGCTTGGCCTAACCGATGCAGAATACGACGCCTATTTAATAAATATTGGCGAAGGCGATCAGTTTGGTTCTGACTTTGTTGATATTAATCCTAATTCAAAAATTCCAGCATTAATGGATCATTCAACAACGCCCCCTACCCGTATTTTTGAATCAGGTTCAATACTGCAATACCTTGCAGAAAAGTTTGATGTGCTTATACCAAACGATTTACAAGCTAAAACGCAGTGTCGTAACTGGTTATTTTGGCAAATGGGATCTGCCCCCTATTTAGGCGGCGGATTTGGCCACTTTTATAGCTATGCACCGAGTAAAATGCAATACCCAATAGACCGTTTTACGATGGAAGTTAAGCGTCAACTTGATGTATTAAACCGCCACTTAAGTGAAAACGAATACATGGCGGGCGATGAATACTCAATTGCCGATATTGCAATTTGGCCATGGTATGGCTCACTGGTGCTGGGCGAGTTGTACGATGCAGCCGAATTTTTAGATGTGGCTTCGTATACTCACGTTATGCGCTGGGCCAATCAAGTATCGCAGCGCCCTGCTGTTAAACGCGGACGCCGTGTAAACCGTACTTGGGGGCCTGGAGAAGAGCAACTTGCTGAGCGCCACAGCGCCAACGACTTCTAA
- a CDS encoding PA4780 family RIO1-like protein kinase: MKIPKRLQPLVDDGLIDEVISRLMSGKEADVFVVRSGGEIRCAKVYKDAVKRSFKKAAQYQEGRKVRGGRQARAMGKRSSYGRQLEEEIWQNAEVDALSRLSRAGVRVPDTYYCIDGVLLMELVCDEDGDVAPQLGHVTLTQEQAIEQYKMMIHYIKLMLCTGIIHGDLSEFNVLVDNNGPVIIDLPQAVNAAANNSAQAMFTRDVNNMRRYYGEFAPSLLKTQYAKEMWALFEEASLTPNTTLSGEFEDSTEAADVDAVLDEIQAAEYEEFDRLERIKNADEE, translated from the coding sequence GTGAAAATACCTAAACGCCTACAACCTCTTGTTGATGATGGTTTAATCGACGAAGTGATCAGCCGCTTGATGAGCGGTAAAGAAGCCGATGTATTTGTAGTACGAAGCGGTGGCGAAATACGCTGTGCAAAAGTTTATAAAGACGCTGTAAAGCGAAGCTTTAAAAAAGCAGCCCAATATCAAGAGGGGCGCAAAGTACGGGGTGGGCGACAAGCTCGTGCAATGGGTAAACGCTCAAGCTATGGCCGTCAATTAGAAGAAGAAATTTGGCAAAATGCTGAAGTAGACGCCCTTTCACGTCTATCGCGCGCAGGCGTAAGAGTCCCCGACACCTACTACTGTATTGATGGCGTACTGCTAATGGAGCTTGTATGCGATGAAGATGGCGATGTAGCCCCACAGTTAGGCCATGTAACGCTTACCCAAGAGCAAGCTATAGAGCAGTATAAAATGATGATTCACTACATTAAGCTTATGCTCTGCACGGGTATTATTCATGGTGATTTGTCTGAATTTAATGTACTTGTAGATAATAACGGCCCAGTCATTATTGACCTGCCTCAAGCAGTTAACGCTGCAGCTAACAACAGTGCCCAAGCTATGTTTACCCGCGATGTAAATAATATGCGCCGCTATTATGGTGAATTTGCGCCAAGCCTATTAAAAACGCAATACGCAAAAGAAATGTGGGCGTTATTTGAAGAGGCTAGTCTAACGCCAAATACAACCTTAAGCGGTGAGTTTGAGGACAGCACCGAAGCTGCTGACGTAGATGCCGTGCTAGATGAAATTCAAGCGGCCGAATATGAAGAGTTCGACCGTTTAGAGCGTATTAAAAATGCTGACGAAGAATAG
- a CDS encoding putative bifunctional diguanylate cyclase/phosphodiesterase, whose translation MQYKNLNNDERREAVKLLYSNALSGIGVSAIVSFVLVFAFDLTDEKTNQEKIIWLFFMLILLAGRLTDVILFNYTKGDDQPFNANSFLKRFSIGCIATAVSWCCYALWFHKSSSTVEITTTIAILSAFAGGSANLLSGSRFTSVCYSFILLTPYSLILTLSDDNYNYVLGFLGLTFAAIMIASSYKSATFTQSAIKLRNQNRELLNEMESKVEARTEEIYRLSNTDPLTSLLNRTAFLKVANRQLANHPNEKLALLFVDLDGFKQINDSMGHKVGDQVLKEIAERLTKVCTRHLFKCRWGGDEFLILTTYEDQQDLFSFAKKVISNISAEHERYKYQSWVSATIGIALFPEHEINLSSLIRSADLAMYHQKRIAKGSVNIYNNELKRQQEREQLLSKRLATAIKDNGLRLVFQPIVDSQTAKVTSFESLLRWQLNGESIFPDEFIAIAEQYNLITELGLWVIEQACSQASKFNNLQPAIAISVNVSVIQLQDPDFVSKVVKIVNEYGVQPKNLHLEITESVFAEDKLTFLAAVKALQKQGFCISIDDFGTGYSSLSSMLDIGVDIVKIDKSFIQNMDKRGLSIIHAIVQMASSLDFMVVAEGVETLEQANMLKEIGVSHLQGYYFSKPMEQTFIDSYLNEQNKLCS comes from the coding sequence GTGCAATATAAAAATTTAAATAATGATGAACGTAGAGAAGCCGTAAAACTTTTATACTCCAATGCCTTATCTGGTATTGGTGTGTCGGCTATTGTTAGCTTTGTACTTGTATTTGCATTTGATTTAACGGATGAGAAAACAAACCAAGAAAAAATAATATGGCTGTTCTTTATGCTAATTTTGCTAGCAGGACGACTAACCGATGTTATTTTATTTAACTACACAAAAGGTGATGATCAACCTTTTAATGCAAATAGCTTTTTAAAACGCTTTTCGATTGGTTGTATAGCCACGGCTGTATCTTGGTGCTGCTATGCATTATGGTTTCATAAAAGCTCATCAACCGTAGAAATAACCACAACCATTGCTATTTTATCTGCGTTTGCTGGTGGGTCAGCCAATTTGTTATCTGGCAGTCGGTTTACCTCTGTTTGTTACAGCTTTATTTTATTAACCCCTTATTCTTTAATCCTCACTTTATCTGATGATAACTACAATTATGTGCTTGGTTTTTTGGGGCTAACCTTTGCTGCAATTATGATTGCCTCATCGTATAAATCGGCTACATTTACGCAAAGTGCCATAAAATTACGAAACCAAAACCGTGAGCTACTTAACGAAATGGAAAGTAAAGTAGAAGCACGTACCGAAGAAATTTACCGCTTATCTAATACCGATCCGCTTACTAGCCTGTTAAACAGAACCGCATTTTTAAAGGTTGCAAACAGGCAATTAGCTAATCACCCTAACGAAAAGCTAGCGCTACTTTTTGTTGATCTTGATGGCTTTAAACAAATAAATGACTCAATGGGCCATAAAGTCGGCGACCAGGTATTAAAAGAGATAGCCGAGCGGCTCACAAAAGTGTGCACTCGTCATTTGTTTAAGTGCCGTTGGGGTGGTGACGAGTTTTTAATTTTAACTACCTATGAAGATCAGCAGGATTTATTTAGTTTTGCTAAAAAAGTTATTTCAAACATCAGTGCTGAACATGAAAGGTATAAATATCAAAGTTGGGTGTCGGCAACCATAGGTATTGCATTATTTCCTGAGCACGAAATCAATTTAAGCTCATTGATTCGTTCAGCAGACTTAGCTATGTATCATCAAAAACGCATAGCAAAGGGCTCTGTAAACATTTATAACAACGAGCTAAAACGCCAACAAGAGCGCGAGCAGTTACTTAGTAAGCGCTTAGCGACTGCAATTAAAGACAACGGCCTTAGATTAGTGTTTCAACCTATAGTTGATAGTCAAACCGCTAAAGTAACTTCTTTTGAGTCTCTTTTACGCTGGCAACTCAATGGCGAAAGTATATTTCCGGATGAATTTATTGCTATAGCCGAGCAATATAATTTAATAACCGAGCTGGGATTGTGGGTCATTGAACAAGCATGCTCTCAGGCAAGTAAGTTTAACAACTTACAACCTGCAATCGCTATAAGTGTAAATGTGTCGGTAATACAGCTACAAGATCCTGACTTTGTATCTAAGGTAGTAAAAATAGTTAACGAGTATGGAGTGCAACCTAAAAATTTACACTTAGAGATCACCGAATCTGTTTTTGCTGAAGATAAACTTACATTTTTAGCCGCTGTTAAGGCACTACAAAAACAAGGGTTTTGTATTTCTATTGATGATTTTGGAACAGGTTACTCGTCTCTTTCGAGTATGTTAGACATAGGCGTAGATATTGTAAAAATAGATAAAAGCTTTATTCAAAATATGGATAAGCGAGGCTTAAGTATTATTCATGCCATAGTACAAATGGCATCGTCGCTTGATTTTATGGTTGTCGCCGAAGGCGTAGAAACGCTTGAGCAAGCTAACATGCTAAAAGAAATTGGGGTTTCTCATTTGCAAGGTTACTATTTTTCAAAACCCATGGAGCAAACATTTATAGACTCATACCTAAATGAGCAAAATAAACTGTGCAGCTAA
- a CDS encoding response regulator, with the protein MSEQILIVEDEIKLANLMSDFLTSHHYTTHLIHHGDEVIGWLESNRPSVILLDIMLPGQSGIELCKAIRKFSNVPIIMVSAKVEEIDRLLGLELGADDYICKPFSYAELVARVKAILRRINNTKEPVNNVMTLDESTYSVKYKTSSIELTNFEFQLFKPLYSNPNRIYSRDSLMDTMYADQRIVSHRTIDSHIKKLRKKLDEVTQTDSVIQSVYGVGYRFVHPQ; encoded by the coding sequence ATGAGTGAGCAAATACTCATTGTTGAAGATGAAATAAAATTAGCAAACTTAATGAGCGACTTTTTAACAAGCCACCATTATACAACGCACCTCATTCATCATGGAGATGAAGTGATTGGCTGGCTTGAGAGTAATCGACCAAGTGTTATTTTATTGGATATTATGTTGCCAGGCCAAAGTGGTATAGAGCTGTGTAAAGCAATAAGAAAGTTCTCTAATGTGCCCATTATTATGGTATCAGCGAAGGTAGAAGAAATAGACCGACTACTTGGGCTTGAGCTTGGTGCCGATGACTACATTTGCAAACCCTTTAGCTATGCAGAGCTAGTGGCGCGAGTAAAAGCTATTTTAAGGCGAATTAATAATACTAAAGAGCCGGTAAATAATGTGATGACGCTTGATGAAAGTACTTACAGTGTAAAATATAAAACCAGTAGCATTGAGTTGACCAACTTTGAGTTTCAACTGTTTAAGCCTTTGTATTCAAACCCTAACAGGATTTATTCACGTGATAGCTTAATGGATACTATGTATGCAGACCAACGTATTGTGAGTCATCGTACTATCGACAGCCACATTAAAAAGTTACGCAAAAAGCTCGATGAAGTAACCCAAACCGACAGTGTTATTCAGTCGGTTTATGGGGTGGGGTATCGCTTTGTACATCCTCAATAG